In Microbacterium sp. 1.5R, the following are encoded in one genomic region:
- a CDS encoding dipeptide/oligopeptide/nickel ABC transporter permease/ATP-binding protein translates to MRRKLTERLSLPGLRFGGLSLGSLICIVVLAVIALAAIAAPLIAPFDPLASGAPVQPPSAEHWFGTDRQGRDIFSRLVYGARYSLVIGLGATLVALAAACVFGTIAATAPRWISETLMRVMDVVMSFPGIALAAVFVAVFGKSLPVLVLTIAFLYVPQLTRIIRANILDQYGEDYVSAVRVMGAGTPRIIAKHVARNAMAPVLVFATVLVADAIVFEASLSFLQAGVPDPEPSWGNVIAAGRNLLMSGAWWATFFPGILIMLTVLCLNILSEGMTDAMVSPRARKITADAANTEESTHELEEAAAGHDDTNVIVTVDTAVNLSVPSGVPDVLVPVAPAVPLSERLAVLRQRELSRTDRLVYAGDETPLLDVQDLCISFPRHGDVDVVDRVSFTVRPGETMALVGESGCGKSITSLAIMGLLDAKADVRGRILFDGEDLLQMTPKSRNALRGHDIAMIYQDALSSLNPAMLIRSQMKQLTSRGGTRTAEDLLELVGLDPARTLASYPHELSGGQRQRVLIAMALTRDPRLVIADEPTTALDVTVQAQVVELLMRLQRELGFALVFVSHDLALVAELTHRITVMYAGQVVEQGTTREILTQPVHEYTQGLLGAVLSIEAGSDRLHQVSGVVPSPRDFPAGDRFAPRSSDPTRYAGVEPVRRRIEGTDHYYAAHPDDAPIDAIGAGR, encoded by the coding sequence ATGCGACGCAAACTGACTGAACGACTCTCGCTTCCGGGGCTCCGCTTCGGCGGGCTGTCCCTCGGCTCCCTGATCTGCATCGTGGTGCTCGCGGTGATCGCCCTGGCGGCGATCGCTGCACCCCTGATCGCGCCGTTCGACCCGCTGGCATCCGGTGCCCCGGTGCAGCCGCCGAGCGCCGAGCACTGGTTCGGCACCGACCGCCAGGGCCGCGACATCTTCTCCCGACTGGTGTACGGCGCCCGGTACTCCCTGGTGATCGGGCTCGGCGCGACCCTGGTCGCACTCGCCGCGGCCTGCGTGTTCGGCACCATCGCCGCCACCGCCCCTCGGTGGATCTCCGAGACCCTCATGCGGGTGATGGACGTGGTGATGTCCTTCCCGGGCATCGCGCTCGCCGCGGTGTTCGTGGCGGTGTTCGGCAAGTCGCTGCCGGTGCTCGTGCTCACGATCGCCTTCCTCTATGTGCCGCAGCTCACCCGCATCATCCGCGCGAACATCCTCGATCAGTACGGCGAGGACTACGTCTCAGCCGTGCGCGTCATGGGCGCGGGCACTCCGAGGATCATCGCCAAGCACGTCGCCCGCAACGCGATGGCCCCGGTGCTCGTCTTCGCGACCGTGCTCGTCGCCGACGCGATCGTCTTCGAGGCGTCGCTGTCGTTCCTGCAGGCCGGCGTGCCCGACCCCGAGCCGTCGTGGGGCAACGTGATCGCCGCCGGTCGCAACCTGCTGATGAGCGGGGCGTGGTGGGCGACTTTCTTCCCCGGCATCCTCATCATGCTGACGGTGCTCTGCCTCAACATCCTCTCCGAGGGGATGACCGATGCGATGGTGTCGCCGCGGGCACGAAAGATCACCGCCGATGCCGCGAACACCGAGGAGTCGACGCACGAGCTCGAAGAGGCGGCCGCAGGCCACGACGACACGAATGTGATCGTCACGGTCGACACCGCCGTCAATCTCTCCGTTCCGAGCGGCGTGCCGGACGTGCTGGTGCCGGTGGCACCCGCGGTGCCTCTCTCCGAGCGGCTCGCCGTTCTGCGGCAGCGCGAGCTCTCCCGCACCGATCGGCTCGTCTACGCGGGCGACGAGACCCCGTTGCTCGATGTGCAGGACCTCTGCATCTCGTTCCCGCGGCACGGTGACGTCGACGTGGTCGACCGTGTCAGCTTCACGGTGCGTCCCGGCGAGACCATGGCGCTGGTGGGCGAGTCGGGCTGCGGCAAGTCGATCACCTCGCTGGCCATCATGGGCCTGCTCGACGCGAAGGCCGACGTTCGAGGACGCATCCTCTTCGACGGCGAGGATCTGCTGCAGATGACGCCGAAGAGCCGCAACGCGCTGCGGGGGCACGACATCGCGATGATCTATCAGGATGCCCTGAGCTCACTGAACCCGGCGATGCTCATCCGCTCGCAGATGAAGCAGCTCACATCCCGAGGCGGCACGCGCACGGCGGAGGACCTGCTCGAGCTGGTGGGACTCGACCCCGCGCGCACGCTGGCCTCGTACCCGCACGAGCTGTCGGGCGGTCAACGTCAGCGCGTGCTGATCGCGATGGCGCTCACCCGCGATCCGCGACTCGTGATCGCCGACGAGCCGACCACGGCTCTCGACGTCACGGTGCAGGCGCAGGTCGTCGAGCTGCTGATGCGGCTGCAGCGCGAGCTCGGCTTCGCCCTGGTCTTCGTGTCACATGACCTCGCGCTCGTCGCCGAGCTCACCCACCGCATCACGGTGATGTATGCGGGGCAGGTCGTCGAGCAGGGCACGACCCGAGAGATCCTGACGCAGCCGGTGCACGAGTACACGCAGGGTCTCCTCGGCGCCGTGCTGTCGATCGAGGCGGGGTCCGACAGGCTCCACCAGGTCTCCGGTGTCGTCCCGTCTCCGCGTGACTTCCCCGCCGGCGACCGCTTCGCTCCTCGCTCGTCCGACCCGACCCGCTATGCGGGGGTCGAGCCGGTGCGTCGACGGATCGAGGGAACCGACCATTACTACGCCGCGCATCCCGACGATGCGCCCATCGACGCGATCGGAGCAGGACGATGA
- a CDS encoding ABC transporter permease: protein MSNTLRLIGRRLLQLPFMILGITFLVFFVMSFSPVDPARTALGETASPEALEAYREQYGLDQPLLVRYFTFLLGLLQGNLGTYSARSLPVIDEVVRAFPVTLALTFLGLLIAVIVAFVIGVLAAVYRDRWPDQLIRIIGVASLSTPSFWLAILLIQLFTLGLNVLPASGPLPDLWEDPSGWLARMALPAIALAVPVIGQLSRVVRTSMVEELDRDYVRTALGAGIPRTIVVGRNVLRNALITPVTVLGLRIGYLIGGAVVIEIIFAIPGMGTLILNGVTNNEPNLVQGVTLAVSLAFVVINIIVDLLYVLINPRIRAV, encoded by the coding sequence GTGTCCAACACGCTCCGCCTCATCGGACGACGCCTGCTGCAGCTGCCGTTCATGATCCTCGGCATCACGTTCCTCGTGTTCTTCGTGATGTCGTTCTCCCCCGTCGACCCCGCGCGCACCGCGCTCGGAGAGACGGCATCCCCCGAGGCGCTCGAGGCGTACCGAGAGCAGTACGGCCTCGATCAGCCGCTGCTCGTGCGGTATTTCACATTCCTGCTCGGCCTGCTGCAGGGCAACCTCGGGACCTACTCGGCGCGCAGCCTTCCGGTGATCGACGAGGTCGTCCGCGCGTTCCCCGTCACCCTGGCGCTGACCTTCCTCGGCCTCCTCATCGCCGTCATCGTCGCCTTCGTGATCGGCGTCCTCGCCGCCGTCTATCGTGACCGCTGGCCCGATCAGCTCATCCGCATCATCGGAGTGGCGTCGCTGTCGACGCCCTCGTTCTGGCTCGCGATCCTGCTCATCCAGCTCTTCACCCTCGGACTGAACGTGCTGCCGGCATCCGGTCCGCTTCCGGATCTCTGGGAGGACCCCTCGGGGTGGCTCGCGCGCATGGCGCTGCCCGCCATCGCTCTCGCGGTGCCGGTGATCGGCCAGCTGTCCCGGGTCGTACGCACGTCGATGGTCGAAGAGCTCGACCGAGACTACGTGCGCACAGCACTCGGCGCCGGGATCCCGCGCACGATCGTCGTCGGCCGCAACGTGCTGCGCAATGCGCTCATCACGCCTGTGACCGTGCTCGGTCTGCGCATCGGCTACCTCATCGGCGGGGCGGTGGTGATCGAGATCATCTTCGCGATCCCCGGCATGGGCACGCTGATCCTCAACGGCGTGACCAACAACGAACCCAATCTCGTGCAGGGCGTGACTCTCGCAGTGTCACTGGCCTTCGTGGTGATCAACATCATCGTCGACCTCCTGTACGTGCTCATCAATCCCCGAATCCGGGCGGTGTGA
- a CDS encoding ABC transporter substrate-binding protein: protein MNRHVTRRRAGRFTTLIAGTVAASVVLAGCAAGATPAADESASAGDIDADAIIEAGISYTLNGSFDPMVASGAVTVSANWHVFEGLVDLDPVTQEAAPALAADLPTQVDDTTYEIDLREGATFQNGDPVTAEDVVFSYERVLNPDNNSLFRTFIDFVDTVTAVDEDTVQITTDYPFSLINERLGVVKIVPKAVVEADPEGFGANPVGSGPYSLVSAVPEDKLVFERYDDYNGPHPALAAGMNWNLLSDASARVTAMSTGTIQAMEDVPYIDVDSLASAADVESVQSFGLLFMMFNTKAAPFDDVRVRQAMHYALDMDKIIETGMLGNATPATSFLPETYPNFNEASTVYSYDPEKAEELLDEAGVDDLSITLLTTDTGWVKEVAPLIKESLDAIGIDTTLDIGQSAAMYEKVDSGDYTVAIAPGDPSVFGVDPDLLMNWWYGENVWTQTRTNWADSPEYAELRTLLDSAVRQQGDEQQATWDEAYDLLSDQAVLYPLFHRKLPTAWSSQELVGFAPVPTTGLSFLDVGVAAK, encoded by the coding sequence ATGAACCGACACGTCACCCGCCGCCGTGCGGGTCGATTCACGACACTGATCGCCGGCACCGTCGCCGCGTCGGTTGTCCTCGCCGGCTGCGCGGCCGGCGCGACCCCGGCAGCCGACGAGAGCGCATCCGCCGGCGACATCGACGCGGACGCGATCATCGAAGCGGGCATCTCGTACACGCTGAACGGCAGCTTCGACCCGATGGTGGCCTCCGGCGCCGTCACGGTCTCGGCGAACTGGCATGTTTTCGAAGGCCTGGTCGACCTCGACCCCGTCACGCAGGAGGCGGCGCCCGCGCTGGCCGCGGACCTCCCGACCCAGGTCGACGACACCACGTACGAGATCGATCTGCGCGAAGGAGCGACGTTCCAGAACGGCGACCCCGTCACTGCCGAGGATGTCGTCTTCAGCTACGAGCGGGTGCTGAACCCCGACAACAACTCACTGTTCCGCACCTTCATCGACTTCGTCGACACCGTCACCGCCGTCGACGAGGACACGGTGCAGATCACCACCGACTACCCGTTCTCGCTCATCAATGAGCGACTCGGCGTCGTCAAGATCGTTCCGAAGGCGGTCGTCGAGGCAGATCCCGAGGGCTTCGGAGCGAACCCCGTCGGCTCGGGCCCGTACTCGCTCGTCTCCGCCGTGCCCGAGGACAAGCTCGTCTTCGAGCGCTACGACGACTACAACGGCCCGCACCCGGCACTCGCTGCGGGCATGAACTGGAACCTGCTGTCCGACGCCTCCGCCCGAGTCACGGCGATGTCGACGGGCACGATCCAAGCCATGGAGGACGTGCCGTACATCGACGTCGACTCCCTGGCATCCGCGGCTGACGTCGAGAGCGTGCAATCCTTCGGGCTGCTGTTCATGATGTTCAACACGAAGGCAGCGCCCTTCGACGACGTACGCGTGCGCCAGGCGATGCACTACGCCCTCGACATGGACAAGATCATCGAGACCGGGATGCTCGGCAACGCGACCCCCGCGACCTCGTTCCTGCCCGAGACGTACCCGAACTTCAACGAGGCCTCGACGGTCTACAGCTATGACCCCGAGAAGGCCGAGGAGCTGCTGGACGAAGCGGGCGTCGACGACCTGTCGATCACGCTGCTCACCACCGACACCGGCTGGGTGAAGGAGGTCGCGCCGCTCATCAAGGAGTCGCTCGACGCCATCGGCATCGACACCACGCTCGACATCGGGCAGTCGGCCGCCATGTACGAGAAGGTCGACTCCGGTGACTACACGGTCGCGATCGCACCCGGAGACCCATCGGTGTTCGGCGTCGACCCGGACCTGCTGATGAACTGGTGGTACGGCGAGAACGTCTGGACCCAGACCCGCACCAACTGGGCCGACTCGCCCGAGTATGCCGAACTGCGGACGCTCCTCGACTCCGCCGTGCGGCAGCAGGGCGACGAGCAGCAGGCCACGTGGGACGAGGCGTACGACCTGCTCTCCGACCAGGCAGTGCTCTACCCGTTGTTCCACCGCAAGCTGCCCACCGCATGGAGCAGCCAGGAGCTGGTCGGATTCGCCCCCGTCCCCACCACCGGCCTGTCGTTCCTCGACGTCGGCGTGGCGGCGAAGTAG
- a CDS encoding FadR/GntR family transcriptional regulator, whose amino-acid sequence MKSTTSRASRMRRSTTADQIKQLIIARGLTPGDPLPTETELCEELDVSRSSVREAIRTLSTLDIVDVRHGHGTYVGAMSLDPMVEALVFRGVLSPEGSLQSLREVVEVRLALDLSMAERVVAAAQVDEGGELDELVAEMVDKASRGEHFLEADRLFHTKLFDAIGNRLVGQLVGAFWDVHTAVLPQLDIDQPDDIHQTAVAHGDMLAAVRAGDVDAYRGAVIEHYRPLQRVLAQAGAARA is encoded by the coding sequence ATGAAGTCCACCACGAGTAGGGCATCGCGGATGCGGCGCTCGACGACGGCGGATCAGATCAAGCAGCTCATCATCGCCCGCGGGCTGACCCCCGGCGATCCACTCCCGACCGAGACCGAGCTCTGCGAAGAGCTCGATGTGTCGCGCTCGTCGGTCAGGGAGGCGATCCGCACCCTGTCGACGCTCGACATCGTCGATGTCCGGCACGGCCACGGCACCTACGTCGGCGCGATGTCGCTGGATCCGATGGTCGAGGCGCTGGTCTTCCGAGGGGTCCTCTCACCCGAAGGATCCCTCCAGTCTCTGCGCGAGGTGGTCGAGGTGCGCCTGGCTCTCGACCTCTCGATGGCCGAGCGCGTCGTCGCGGCCGCCCAGGTCGACGAGGGTGGAGAGCTCGATGAGCTCGTCGCCGAGATGGTCGACAAGGCGAGCCGAGGCGAGCACTTCCTCGAGGCCGACCGCCTGTTCCACACCAAGCTCTTCGACGCGATCGGCAACCGACTCGTCGGCCAGCTCGTCGGCGCCTTCTGGGATGTGCACACGGCCGTACTGCCCCAGCTCGACATCGATCAGCCCGATGACATCCACCAGACTGCGGTCGCGCACGGCGACATGCTCGCCGCCGTCCGAGCAGGCGACGTCGACGCGTATCGCGGGGCGGTGATCGAGCACTACCGTCCGCTGCAGCGCGTGCTCGCACAGGCCGGCGCTGCGCGCGCCTGA
- a CDS encoding anti-sigma factor: protein MSHLDDEKIALIAMGEPAGSDADMEHLVECENCAAEVAAMSRVALVARSSVVEGDLESPPADVWSRIHGELGLTSAVAADPASDVHPPESESASAPAASAPVSAAGPAAATEADAAEAAAPRHRARVRPRRRSSATMWILAASMALVVAIGAGVWIARTLTPSSAVIASAELAAFPDHPDAEGQARIDDDGDGRRTLTVTLDGDELVAGDYREVWLIREDGQALISLGVLDESSGTFRVPDSVDLDEYRLVDISFEPVDGDPAHSGDSIVRGELDFA from the coding sequence GTGTCACATCTCGATGACGAGAAGATCGCCCTGATCGCGATGGGCGAACCGGCCGGATCCGACGCCGACATGGAACACCTCGTCGAGTGCGAGAACTGTGCCGCCGAGGTCGCTGCGATGTCGCGGGTGGCGCTCGTGGCGCGCTCCAGCGTCGTCGAGGGCGACCTGGAATCCCCGCCCGCCGACGTCTGGTCGAGGATCCACGGCGAACTCGGGCTGACCTCGGCGGTTGCTGCCGACCCGGCATCCGACGTCCACCCGCCCGAATCGGAGTCCGCATCGGCACCGGCTGCATCGGCACCGGTCTCGGCGGCCGGTCCGGCGGCAGCGACTGAGGCGGATGCTGCGGAAGCGGCTGCGCCGCGACACCGGGCTCGTGTCCGTCCACGCCGCCGCTCGTCGGCCACCATGTGGATCCTCGCCGCGTCGATGGCGCTCGTCGTCGCGATCGGCGCCGGAGTATGGATCGCCCGCACCCTCACGCCCTCCTCTGCCGTGATCGCCTCGGCCGAGCTCGCCGCGTTCCCCGACCACCCCGATGCGGAGGGACAGGCCCGGATCGACGACGACGGCGACGGCCGGCGCACGCTGACAGTGACCCTCGACGGCGACGAGCTCGTCGCCGGCGACTACCGCGAGGTGTGGCTGATCCGCGAGGACGGACAGGCGCTGATCAGCCTCGGGGTGCTCGACGAGTCCTCGGGCACGTTCCGCGTCCCCGACAGCGTGGACCTCGACGAGTACCGCCTGGTCGACATCTCCTTCGAGCCGGTCGACGGCGATCCTGCGCACTCGGGCGACTCGATCGTGCGCGGCGAGCTCGACTTCGCGTGA
- a CDS encoding RNA polymerase sigma factor produces MDETTEAEAALDRRFVAGDEQALAELYRRWSPVVFTLALRSLGDRGDAEDVTQRTFVSAWNSRAGYDSSKARLSTWLITIARRRIADTFEARAKVQQLQAEMERLTPPDALVSESIDLSETLLLSSELQQLAPDAQAVMRLAFYDDLTHEEISRRMGMPLGTVKSHIRRSLARMRDRLEVNRVTSR; encoded by the coding sequence GTGGATGAGACCACCGAAGCCGAAGCGGCGCTCGACCGGCGCTTCGTCGCGGGCGACGAGCAGGCGCTCGCGGAGCTCTACCGGCGGTGGTCGCCGGTCGTCTTCACCCTGGCGCTGCGCTCGCTCGGCGATCGCGGGGATGCCGAGGACGTCACCCAGCGCACCTTCGTGTCGGCGTGGAACTCGCGTGCCGGATACGACTCGTCGAAGGCGCGACTGTCGACCTGGCTGATCACGATCGCGCGGCGCCGGATCGCCGACACGTTCGAGGCGCGCGCCAAGGTGCAGCAGCTGCAGGCCGAGATGGAACGACTCACTCCGCCCGACGCCCTCGTCTCCGAATCGATCGATCTGTCCGAGACGCTGCTGCTCTCGAGCGAGCTCCAGCAGCTCGCGCCGGATGCACAGGCCGTCATGCGACTGGCCTTCTACGATGACCTGACCCACGAAGAGATCTCACGCAGAATGGGGATGCCGCTCGGCACCGTGAAGAGCCATATCCGCCGAAGCCTTGCCCGCATGCGCGACCGATTGGAGGTGAACCGTGTCACATCTCGATGA
- a CDS encoding class F sortase, whose product MLRGTLRTARLRRVIMTFGALVTAACLVACTPGGAGADLPPSTESPPTTPSPVPPTPARDVAVRPGALPTPTASVAPVGLAIPSLAIDMPVTDVGVADSGQMELPVDPAIAGWYRYGADATSTSGRILIAAHVDAIDYPIGPLARLRDVPAGETILITAADGTSREFVVQSLTYYEKAALPTDELFQRGGPSALVLVTCGGPFDSQTGHYRDNVVAVAVPR is encoded by the coding sequence ATGCTCCGAGGCACGCTGCGGACGGCCCGTCTGCGCCGCGTCATCATGACGTTCGGCGCCCTGGTCACCGCGGCGTGCCTCGTGGCATGCACACCGGGAGGGGCGGGCGCGGATCTCCCTCCTTCCACGGAGTCGCCCCCCACGACTCCATCGCCCGTCCCTCCCACTCCCGCGAGAGACGTCGCCGTGCGGCCGGGTGCTCTCCCCACCCCGACCGCATCCGTCGCTCCCGTGGGTCTGGCCATCCCGTCGCTCGCCATCGACATGCCGGTGACGGACGTCGGGGTGGCCGACTCCGGACAGATGGAACTGCCCGTCGACCCGGCCATCGCCGGCTGGTATCGATACGGAGCGGATGCCACGAGCACGAGCGGCCGGATTCTGATCGCAGCGCACGTCGACGCGATCGACTATCCGATCGGACCGCTCGCTCGCCTGCGGGACGTGCCCGCCGGCGAGACCATCCTCATCACGGCGGCCGACGGCACCAGCCGCGAGTTCGTGGTGCAGTCGCTGACCTACTACGAGAAGGCGGCACTGCCGACCGACGAGCTCTTCCAGCGTGGTGGCCCCTCGGCCCTGGTGCTGGTCACGTGCGGCGGACCTTTCGACAGCCAGACCGGGCACTACCGCGATAACGTGGTCGCGGTGGCGGTCCCGCGATGA
- a CDS encoding DUF4397 domain-containing protein — MRKTVAAGLAVGMITALGLAMPAGAATTQAAQLSVLHAIPDTPVDVYVNGELTLDDFAPGDLAGPLELPAGSYEVALTAPDAADASAPILGPATLALEAGGNYTAVAHLTEAGEPGLNLFTNDISQTAPGQGRLTVRHTAAAPAVDILAGGSPVIENLTNPNEAKLDLPAGTVSAAVALTGTTDPVIGPADVAIEEGVNTIVYAWGSAEDGNLAIAAQTISGLHSNPDGVPSGTAGYLAEQDASANALLSAGLVALAIATAVGAGLIVRRRQTVR; from the coding sequence ATGCGCAAGACAGTCGCCGCCGGCCTCGCCGTCGGAATGATCACCGCTCTCGGTCTGGCCATGCCGGCCGGCGCCGCCACCACCCAGGCCGCACAGCTCTCGGTGCTGCACGCGATCCCCGACACCCCCGTCGACGTGTACGTGAACGGCGAGCTCACCCTCGACGACTTCGCGCCCGGAGACCTCGCCGGACCGCTCGAGCTGCCCGCCGGTTCGTACGAGGTGGCGCTCACCGCTCCCGATGCCGCCGACGCCAGCGCGCCCATCCTCGGCCCGGCGACCCTCGCTCTCGAAGCAGGCGGGAACTACACCGCCGTAGCCCACCTGACCGAAGCGGGCGAACCCGGTCTCAACCTCTTCACCAACGACATCTCGCAGACGGCTCCCGGCCAGGGGCGACTCACCGTGCGTCACACCGCCGCGGCGCCCGCGGTCGACATCCTCGCGGGCGGATCGCCCGTGATCGAGAACCTCACGAACCCGAACGAGGCCAAGCTCGACCTCCCCGCGGGCACCGTGTCGGCCGCCGTCGCTCTGACCGGCACGACCGACCCGGTCATCGGTCCGGCAGACGTCGCGATCGAAGAGGGCGTCAACACGATCGTCTACGCGTGGGGCAGTGCCGAAGACGGCAACCTCGCGATCGCCGCACAGACGATCTCGGGACTCCACTCGAACCCCGACGGAGTGCCCTCCGGCACCGCGGGCTACCTCGCTGAGCAGGATGCCTCGGCGAACGCCCTCCTCTCGGCGGGTCTCGTCGCCCTCGCGATCGCGACCGCCGTGGGTGCGGGCCTGATCGTCCGTCGCCGCCAGACGGTGCGCTGA
- a CDS encoding stage II sporulation protein M, translating to MTLIRRPFQIIRSNLRVYALLNALAYGTFAIGFILGLLFPDLVAGRAQALEDDGTASLVTSLLSSPWLFALTILAVNTLRLGALTILLPSLVVPFLGLATFAVWSVTTGVTLVPTTPEGWVALIPHSLTLVIELQAYILLLLGAFLLGRYWVRPQAIGARNRRAAYLRGLQHIGWLSLPALALLIIGALYEAFSLLYFVYPLQQWLLG from the coding sequence ATGACACTCATCCGCAGGCCTTTCCAGATCATCCGCTCGAACCTCCGCGTCTACGCGCTTCTCAATGCGCTCGCCTACGGCACCTTCGCGATCGGCTTCATCCTCGGGCTGCTCTTCCCCGACCTGGTCGCCGGCCGCGCCCAGGCGCTGGAGGACGACGGCACAGCGAGCCTCGTCACCTCTCTGCTCAGTAGTCCCTGGCTCTTCGCGCTGACGATCCTGGCGGTCAACACCCTGCGGCTCGGCGCCCTCACGATCCTGCTGCCCTCGCTCGTCGTGCCGTTCCTCGGACTCGCGACGTTCGCGGTCTGGTCGGTGACGACCGGAGTGACCCTCGTGCCGACGACGCCGGAGGGGTGGGTCGCGCTGATCCCGCATTCGCTGACTCTCGTGATCGAGCTGCAGGCCTACATCCTTCTGCTGCTGGGCGCGTTCCTGCTGGGCCGGTACTGGGTTCGCCCACAGGCGATCGGTGCGCGGAATCGACGCGCGGCCTACCTGCGCGGACTCCAGCACATCGGCTGGCTGAGCCTGCCCGCCCTCGCGCTGCTCATCATCGGGGCGCTCTACGAGGCCTTCTCGCTGCTCTACTTCGTGTACCCGTTGCAGCAGTGGCTGCTCGGATAG
- a CDS encoding TetR/AcrR family transcriptional regulator, whose translation MMTAEPSMLPTKDRILHAALTMFGESRGAKLSVRAVAARAGVSTGSLRFHFPTQRALLDEVLRVVYEVIAPDDPIHDESLTAKERLLACLRQVLAPSGVGAQAREAATILHRTFIEPELTDELRDAYLAIEREGQRRVEHWLSVLEDEGSLPAGDNATRARFLNSVLAGLALERALPSDESILESETNTLTMAVDAVFRDD comes from the coding sequence ATGATGACCGCCGAGCCGAGCATGCTGCCGACGAAGGACCGCATCCTGCACGCGGCACTCACGATGTTCGGCGAATCACGCGGCGCGAAGCTCAGCGTCCGCGCGGTCGCAGCGCGGGCTGGCGTGAGCACCGGGTCGTTGCGCTTCCATTTCCCGACGCAGCGGGCGCTGCTCGACGAGGTCCTCCGCGTGGTCTACGAGGTGATCGCACCGGACGACCCGATCCACGATGAGTCGCTGACCGCGAAGGAGCGGCTCCTCGCATGTCTGAGGCAGGTGCTCGCTCCGTCCGGAGTCGGGGCGCAGGCACGCGAGGCAGCCACGATCCTGCACCGGACCTTCATCGAACCCGAGCTCACGGACGAACTCCGTGATGCCTACCTGGCCATCGAGCGCGAAGGGCAGCGGAGGGTCGAGCACTGGCTGTCCGTCCTCGAAGACGAAGGCTCACTCCCGGCAGGAGACAACGCCACGCGCGCGCGTTTCCTCAACTCCGTCCTCGCCGGCCTGGCCCTCGAACGGGCGCTCCCCTCGGACGAATCGATCCTCGAATCCGAGACGAACACGCTCACGATGGCGGTCGATGCCGTGTTCCGCGACGACTAG
- a CDS encoding DUF2277 domain-containing protein, translating to MCRNIVPLNNLAPPATDDECHEAAVQFVRKISGANAPSRANREVFDRAVAEIEKSVRHLLDDLVTTAPPKDRDEQREKRQARSAERYEAIRVFQEAKRAAKAAAD from the coding sequence ATGTGCCGCAACATCGTTCCTCTGAACAACCTCGCCCCACCGGCCACCGATGACGAATGCCATGAGGCCGCAGTGCAGTTCGTGCGCAAGATCTCGGGTGCCAACGCCCCCTCCCGCGCCAACAGGGAGGTGTTCGACCGTGCTGTCGCTGAGATCGAGAAGTCGGTGCGACATCTGCTCGATGACCTCGTCACGACCGCACCCCCGAAGGACCGCGACGAGCAGCGCGAGAAGCGACAGGCTCGCTCAGCCGAGCGGTACGAGGCGATCCGGGTCTTCCAAGAGGCCAAGCGCGCGGCGAAGGCGGCGGCGGACTGA
- a CDS encoding helix-turn-helix transcriptional regulator — protein MSIEEHAGPAGSRRLAADHALALAEQRDRYALTLESLLATLRSQRLDDRAARTIAVDVAAGALVGLRTHNDEQGAGLEPVTGAFERLRGDLRPLVRYSELDVQFVEPPANGRALPGVIAHSARSIVRSTVLAIVDRGETRRVRIQWDCDGLNLLIAIRDDGRGDLTTHDDALRPIAEQVSALSGDLSVASTPGWGSEVGIRLPLDPPAEPGDLPDAIDASPRERDVLRLVSAGRRNREIAETLNVSENTVKFHVSNLLRKSGAASRAELAAIVRG, from the coding sequence ATGAGCATCGAAGAGCATGCTGGGCCGGCGGGATCACGCCGACTGGCCGCAGACCACGCGCTCGCCCTCGCCGAGCAGCGGGACCGCTACGCCCTCACCCTCGAATCCCTGCTCGCGACGCTGCGCTCGCAGCGGCTCGACGACCGGGCGGCACGCACGATCGCGGTCGATGTCGCGGCCGGTGCACTGGTCGGACTGCGGACGCACAACGATGAGCAGGGAGCAGGACTCGAGCCGGTGACGGGCGCCTTCGAGCGTCTGCGCGGCGATCTGCGCCCGCTCGTGCGATACAGCGAACTCGACGTGCAGTTCGTCGAGCCCCCGGCCAACGGTCGCGCGCTCCCCGGAGTGATCGCCCACTCTGCGCGCTCGATCGTGAGAAGCACCGTGCTGGCGATCGTCGACCGCGGAGAGACGCGACGCGTGCGCATCCAATGGGACTGCGACGGATTGAACCTGCTGATCGCGATCCGCGACGACGGCCGAGGAGACCTGACGACGCACGACGACGCACTTCGCCCGATCGCCGAGCAGGTCTCTGCGCTGTCAGGCGACCTGTCGGTGGCCTCGACACCCGGATGGGGGTCGGAGGTCGGCATCCGCCTTCCTCTCGATCCACCGGCCGAGCCGGGCGATCTGCCGGATGCGATCGACGCCAGCCCGCGAGAGCGCGATGTGCTGCGACTGGTGTCGGCGGGGCGCCGCAACCGCGAGATAGCCGAGACGCTGAACGTGAGCGAGAACACGGTGAAGTTCCACGTGTCGAACCTGCTGCGCAAATCCGGGGCGGCGTCACGCGCCGAGCTCGCGGCCATCGTGCGCGGCTGA